The Brachionichthys hirsutus isolate HB-005 chromosome 11, CSIRO-AGI_Bhir_v1, whole genome shotgun sequence genome includes a window with the following:
- the per2 gene encoding period circadian protein homolog 2: MSESGDPEHYLYSTPDGREGNRGRVCFQVEEEEHASCGCVASSYSNGGADGELGLASEGSDSGRERPSSPHDDGKRLRRPSHEDVEMGGSGSSGSGTESPENESRGNDSHGNESAGSSNGNDKDSALMESSGSNKSSNSHSTSAPSSSNAFSLLSSEQDNPSTSGCSSEQSAKAKTKKELLKTLKELKMHLPSEKRSKGKCSTINALKYALRCVKQVKANEEYSQMLMINDSHPPGFDVSSYTIEEIDSITSEYTLKNTDIFAVAVSLTTGKIVYISDQVASILNCKREVFNNAKFVEFLTPQDVGVFCSFTSPYRLPSWSMCTGAESSPTECMQEKSFFCRISGGKKRDGDLQYYPFRMTPYLMKVQDAELGEEQFCCLLLAERVHSGYEVPRIPSDKRIFTTTHTPNCVFQDVDERAVPLLGYLPQDLIGTSVLLNLHPSDRPLMLAVHRKILQCAGQPFDHSSIRFCARNGEYVTVDTSWSSFVNPWSRKVSFVIGRHKVRTGPVNEDVFAAQALRAAKIMDSDIQEISEQIHRMLLQPVHAGSSGYGSHGSGGSHEQMVSLSSSGESNGIKGPAAEETGKSRPARTFQEICKGVHMLKNQDSHICLHSPSSSPLPSPSPSKPEKKKSADSAQTQRRSSAARLKDSGVPPQGRDGTSASMEDFHCKDHAVHSYQQISCLDSVVRFLESCSIPVTAKRKYRFSSNSDDGIQAPHDTNPGTSSLRAPLWTYRLPNMKDPKTPASGPAAVVGGPLAPLALPRKTESVVSITSLCSYSSTIVHVGDKKPRPEPEIIEDVAESPAAPAPLSPPSQTEEAYKRLGLTEQVLAAHTQKEEQAFLTRCRDYSTYLQRHGGGPVAGEEPNGPRGAAKQGAARPQTTARKGVRSRKSKKPMVNHSDSSDSAVSNRKRRPPLQGLNQTSWSLSEASQSAFNVSYPTTAPAYPLYPPAPPAPAIASLPDPSLSAGVADGRGTQAPPTAAQFPAPIVAPVMALVLPNYVFSHVGQLGAAPRPAFFTEQMQPAYPTPPPFHAEQQAYALQAQATFASQQPFPVQPAFAPQQPFQTAQTPYAAQQPFQAPQSSYPALQPFATQPSFPAQTQFVGQAPYPAPTFLSLASEPPKSLLPEGAASRPSTPASGAREPATSPPPLFESRCSSPLQLNLLSMEEGQRSLEWQDSTALLAAGPLHWPPATSGAAGAAGEKNRAAAVSENHQQVDSPGPGAHSDSSSSTCDLLEILLQEQDDSRSGTGSATSGSMGSGSGSGSGSGSGSGSGCGTSASRASGSRSGSSNSSKYFGSVDSLEHDARDKVKAKSGSEGGSEGGLSLAEVLTQGDGEHFSECLLQEPLWLLMANADDKVMMTYQMPSRDIQKVLREDKERLWQMQKSQPHFSSEQRRELVEEHPWMRRGGLPAAVNVKECLYCEDAAGGRSEDDLPEMDMGELDGGTGQEDKNSQSQSEEAPPQTET, translated from the exons ATGTCCGAGAGCGGAGACCCAGAGCATTACCTCTACTCGACCCCGGACGGGCGCGAAGGGAACCGCGGAAGGGTCTGCTtccaggtggaggaagaggagcacgcTTCCTGTGGCTGCGTGGCCAGCAGTTACAGCAATGGCGGCGCGGACGGCGAGTTGGGATTGGCCTCTGAGGGAAGCGACAGCGGCCGCGAGCGCCCGTCCTCCCCGCACGATGATGGGAAGAGGCTGCGCCGACCCTCGCACGAGGACGTGGAGATGGGGGGCAGTGGCTCCAGTGGGAGCGGGACCGAGTCCCCTGAAAACGAGTCTCGTGGTAATGACTCCCACGGCAACGAGTCTGCAGGCAGCTCGAACGGCAACGACAAGGATTCCGCTCTCATGGAGTCATCGGGGAGCAACAAGAG CTCTAACTCTCACAGCACCTCGGCACCAAGCAGCTCCAACGCCTTCAGCCTGCTGAGCTCCGAGCAGGACAACCCGTCAACCAGCGGCTGTAG cagcgAACAGTCGGctaaagcaaagacaaagaaagagctCCTCAAGACCCTGAAGGAGCTGAAAATGCACCTGCCATCGGAAAAGAGGAGCAAGGGCAAGTGCAGCACCATCAACGCGCTGAAGTACGCGCTGCGATGTGTGAAGCAGGTGAAAG CTAACGAAGAATACTCCCAAATGCTGATGATAAATGACAGTCACCCCCCGGGATTCGACGTATCCTCTTACACCATCGAGGAAATCGACAGCATTACCTCCGAATACACCCTCAAAAACACC GATATCTTCGCTGTGGCCGTCTCGCTCACCACAGGGAAGATTGTTTACATCTCAGACCAGGTGGCGTCCATCTTGAACTGTAAGCGGGAGGTGTTCAACAACGCCAAGTTCGTGGAGTTCTTGACTCCTCAGGATGTCGGCGTGTTCTGTAGCTTCACCTCGCCGTACCGCCTGCCCTCGTGGAGCATGTGCACCGGAGCAG AGTCGTCTCCCACGGAGTGCATGCAGGAGAAGTCCTTCTTCTGCCGCATCAG TGGTGGTAAGAAGCGTGACGGGGATCTCCAGTACTATCCTTTCCGGATGACCCCTTACCTGATGAAGGTTCAGGATGCTGAGCTGGGCGAGGAGCAGTTCTGCTGCCTCCTATTGGCTGAGAGGGTCCACTCTGGATATGAAG tacCCAGAATCCCTTCTGACAAGCGCATCttcaccaccacacacacgccTAACTGTGTGTTCCAGGATGTGGATGAGAG GGCTGTTCCGCTGTTGGGTTACCTCCCCCAGGACCTGATCGGAACCTCTGTGCTTCTCAATCTCCACCCGAGCGACCGACCGCTGATGCTGGCGGTTCATCGCAAGA TTCTGCAATGTGCCGGCCAGCCTTTCGATCACTCTTCAATCCGCTTCTGTGCAAGAAACGGCGAATACGTCACCGTCGACACCAGCTGGTCCAGCTTCGTCAATCCCTGGAGCCGCAAGGTCTCCTTTGTCATCGGCCGTCACAAAGTTCGCAC GGGTCCCGTCAACGAAGATGTTTTTGCCGCACAAGCTCTCCGTGCGGCGAAAATCATGGATTCAGACATCCAGGAAATTAGTGAGCAGATCCACAGGATGCTCCTCCAA ccGGTGCACGCGGGCTCCAGCGGTTACGGCAGCCACGGTAGCGGCGGCTCCCACGAACAAATGGTGAGCCTCAGCTCATCCGGCGAGAGCAACGGGATCAAAGGACCGGCGGCCGAGGAGACGGGAAAGTCCAGGCCTGCCAGGACCTTCCAGGAGATTTGCAAAGGGGTCCACATGCTGAAGAACCAGGACTCCCACATCTGCCTGCACTCCCCGTCGTCTTCTCCTTTACCGTCGCCGTCGCCATCCAAGCCTGAAAAGAAGAAGTCTGCCGACT CAGCACAAACGCAGAGGAGGAGTTCGGCTGCACGTCTGAAGGACTCCGGGGTGCCTCCGCAGGGCAGAGACGGTACTTCAGCCAGCATGGAGGACTTCCACTGCAAAGACCACGCCGTCCACTCCTACCAGCAGATCAGCTGCCTCGACAGCGTCGTCAG ATTCCTGGAGAGTTGCAGCATCCCCGTCACAGCGAAGAGGAAGTACCGGTTCTCCTCCAACTCGGACGATGGCATCCAAGCGCCTCATGATACAAACCCAGGCACGTCCTCATTGCGCGCCCCCCTCTGGACGT ACCGTTTGCCAAACATGAAGGATCCAAAGACGCCCGCGTCTGGGCCAGCTGCTGTGGTGGGGGGCCCCCTGGCACCCCTCGCCCTTCCCAGGAAGACTGAGAGCGTGGTGTCCATCACGTCGCTGTGCAGCTACAGCAGCACCATCGTCCACGTGGGAGACAAGAAGCCTCGGCCGGAGCCTG AGATCATCGAGGATGTGGCGGAGAGCCCCGCGGCGCCGGCCCCCCTGTCTCCGCCCAGCCAGACGGAGGAGGCCTACAAGCGCCTCGGACTCACCGAGCAGGTGCTGGCGGCGCACACTcagaaggaggagcaggcctTCCTCACCCGCTGCAGAGACTACTCGACGTATCTGCAGCGGCACGGAGGCGGCCCGGTCGCTGGCGAAG AGCCAAACGGCCCACGAGGGGCAGCGAAGCAGGGCGCCGCCAGGCCCCAGACAACGGCCAGGAAGGGCGTTCGCAGCAGGAAGTCCAAGAAACCAATGGTGAATCATTCCGATTCGTCAGACAGCGCCGTGTCGAACCGAAAACGCAGACCTCCTCTCCAGGGCCTCAACCAAACCTCGTGGTCTCTGTCAGAAGCGTCTCAGTCGGCGTTTAACGTTTCCTACCCGACCACGGCGCCTGCCTATCCGCTGTACCCCCCAGCGCCTCCCGCCCCGGCTATCGCCTCCCTCCCTGACCCGTCCCTTTCCGCAGGCGTCGCGGATGGGCGAGGCACCCAAGCTCCGCCCACTGCCGCTCAATTCCCCGCGCCCATTGTTGCGCCCGTGATGGCTCTGGTGCTCCCCAATTACGTTTTCTCCCACGTGGGACAGCTGGGAGCTGCTCCCAGACCAGCGTTTTTCACCGAGCAGATGCAACCTGCGTACCCGACGCCGCCGCCGTTTCACGCCGAACAGCAAGCCTACGCCTTGCAAGCACAAGCCACCTTCGCAAGCCAGCAGCCGTTTCCTGTGCAGCCCGCCTTCGCTCCTCAGCAGCCATTCCAAACGGCGCAAACGCCCTACGCCGCCCAGCAGCCTTTCCAAGCCCCCCAGAGCTCCTACCCCGCCCTGCAGCCCTTTGCCACCCAGCCTTCTTTTCCAGCACAGACTCAGTTTGTTGGCCAGGCCCCGTATCCGGCCCCGACCTTCCTTAGCTTGGCCTCGGAACCCCCAAAAAGCCTCCTCCCAGAGGGAGCAGCTTCACGGCCGTCGACGCCAGCCTCCGGAGCGAGGGAACCCGCCACGTCGCCGCCGCCTCTGTTTGAGTCGCGGTGCAGCTCGCCGCTGCAGCTCAATCTGCTGAGCATGGAGGAGGGGCAGCGCTCGTTGGAATGGCAGGACAGCACGGCGCTGCTCGCCGCCGGCCCGTTGCACTGGCCGCCGGCGACGTCGGGAGCCGCCGGAGCGGCAGGGGAGAAGAACCGAGCTGCAGCCGTATCTGAAAACCACCAGCAG GTGGACTCTCCGGGACCAGGAGCTCACAGCGAtagcagctcctccacctgcgACCTGCTGGaaatcctcctgcaggagcaggaCGACTCCCGCTCTGGCACCGGATCAGCCACCTCTGGCTCCATggggtctggatctggatcaggatcaggatcaggatcaggatccgGCTCCGGCTGTGGCACATCCGCTAGCAGAGCTTCTGGCAGCAGATCAG GGAGCAGCAACTCCAGCAAATACTTTGGCAGCGTCGACTCCCTGGAGCATGACGCCAGGGATAAGGTCAAAGCCAAGTCAGGAAGCGAAGGAGGATCGGAAGGCGGCCTGTCGCTAGCCGAGGTCCTCACCCAGGGGGACGGAGAGCATTTCAGCGAGTGCCTTCTCCAGGAGCCCCTCTGGCTGCTGATGGCCAATGCCGATGACAAGGTCATGATGACCTATCAAATGCCATCAAG GGACATTCAGAAGGTGCTGCGAGAAGACAAGGAGAGGTTGTGGCAGATGCAGAAGAGCCAGCCTCATTTCTCCTCAGAGCAGCGACGAGAGCTGGTGGAGGAGCACCCctggatgaggagggggggtctGCCTGCTGCCGTCAACGTGAAG GAATGTTTATACTGCGAGGACGCAGCAGGGGGGCGCAGTGAGGACGATCTACCGGAAATGGACATGGGGGAGCTGGATGGGGGGACCGGCCAAGAGGACAAAAACTctcagagccaatcagaggaggcaCCGCCCCAGACTGAGACCTGA